The region CGCCCAGCTCCGCCCACAGATCCCGGATGTGGGCCGAGACGAAGCGGTAGTCGTAATCGTGGGTGAACGGGAGGAACAGATCCCAGAATGCCCGGGCCTTGTCGAGATCCTCGGCCACCGTCGCGGCCCTGGCTGCGGCCTTGCCCAGGATCGCCCGCAGCGCCGGGTGATCGACCGAACCGCGCAGCGCCTCCGCCCGGTCGGCCAAGGTGCGCCACAGCGCCTGCCCGCGCCGCGTGCGGCCCTCGAAGGCTTCGCGGCTGACGATCACCGGTTCGCGGTTGGCGTGGAGCACACCCTTGCCCTTGCCCAGTTCGCGCTCGTGGATGTACAGCCCGATCAATTCGATCACGCGGTCGCCGCGACAGGGATTGGCGTCGCTGGTGCCGATCTGGTAGACCTGCCCGGCGCGGCCGCGAACGGCAGCGGCGCCCACTGCCAGGATGCCGGCGGCCACGGTGTCCACCGGCACGATGTCGAGGACCAGGTCTGGGCGCGCGGGGGCAAGCTGGAAGCCGTTCAGCGCCAGCATCACCAGCGGCGCCGACGTGGTGGCGTTGAGGTTGTAGCCGGGCTCGGGGTAGCGCAGCGCGCTCTCGATGATCGCGGGCCGCACGAGCGACCAGCGCAGGTCGTCGGCCGCGGCGAGGACCTGCTCGCCGATGCTTTTAGAGTATGTATATACATTCGACCAGCCCCAGAAGTTGGCGCGCTTGCGGCCGGCTTCCACGAGGCGATCGCGCAGATCGTCCCGTTGCACGCGGCGGGCCGCGTTGGCCAGGGCGGCCGGGGACGGGAGCCCGGCGTTGAGGGAGCGGAACCGCTCCAGCGCCCGCTCCCGGTAGGAAGCCTGCGCCGCCTGCTCCTCGACCGCTTTGCCCAGCCTGCCGATCTCCGCTTCGATGTCGGCGATCTCGCGTGCCGGGTCGAAATCCAGGTACGGCGCCTCGTCACGCCGCGGGAACCAGCCGGCCTCGACCTCCTCGGCGCGCCGGCCCGTGGCCGCGCCCGCCACGAAGCAGGTCGAAACGTGGATCAGGTGGGCGCCTGTCCGCCGCGCGAGGGCGACCAGGTTCTGCACCCCGACCACGTTCGTGCGGTACGCCTGATCCAGCGGAGCCTCGAAGTCCACCAGGCCGGCGCAGTTGAGGATGAGGTCGAGATCGCCCAGGGCTTCCAGGGCGTCCGGCTCCAGCCCCAGGTCGGGCGCGCTCATGTCGCCCTGCAGCACCGTCACGCGGTCGTTGATCTCCGGCCATGCGGCGCGCAGGGGATCGAATGCCACCGCCGGCAGCACGCGTTCGGCGAACCGCTCCGGCGCCGGCAACCCCGGCGCCCGCCGCATGAGGACGTACGCTCGCTCGAGCTCCGGGCAGCGAGAGAGCAAGAGCGAGAGGGCCACGCCGCCGAGGAACCCGCTGGCGCCGACCAGGAGGATGCGCTTGCCGCGATAGGCTTCCTGGAGGGCGCTCATGCTGACACGTCGCACAGCCCCAGGGGCGGGAAGTGCAGCATGGTGATCTCCGGGTCGCGGCCGTGGCTCTCGCGGGCCATGTCCAGTGCCTCGGTGAGCGTGGAGGACCACTCCCAGCCCATGCGTTCGGCTACGTACGGCTGCTGGCAGCCGGCGGCGATGACGCGCCCCACGTGCTTGCGGCCGTTCTCGCCCCAGTACCACATGTAGAACGGGTGCACGCCGTGGTAGGCGTAGCCCTTGCGGTACATCGCGATGTAGCCGGGATCGGTGGCGAAGCGCTCCTCGTAGTGCTTCTGCAACTCGAAGGAGTCCCGCGTCTCGGGCAGCAGGCGGTGGAAGAACTCGACGTAGCTCGGATGGTGCTCGGCGTTGAAGTCGTCGTGGAGCGGGTGGCAGACGATCAGCGTGCCACCCTTCTTGAGCAGCGGCCGGCCGCGGTACAGGTTGTGGAGGTAGCCGAGCGCCAGGACCTGCACCAGGAGCGGGTTGAGGGTGGAATTGACGTTGTAGGGCGAGATGAACGGGATGCCCATGATGAGGATGTCGGCCTGGCCGCGGACGTCCACAGCGTACTGCCGGAAGCAGGCGTCCAGGATGGGCGCGTGGCAGGCCTCGGTGGTGCCGGCGTGCACGCCGATGACCTCGTAGGGCGAGGGAACGCGTTGCAGGAACTCCCGGCGCAGGGCCGGCGACAATCGCGACAGTGTCGCCTGCGTGGCGGCGAACTTGGCGCGGTCGAGGTCGGTGAACGTGTCCTCGTTCTTGCCCAGAAACGACAGGGTCTCGCCGTACATGCGGTTGTTCAGCGCGGTCTCGATGTGGAAGACCGGCAACTGTTGGTCGACGACCTTCCCGATGCGGTTCACCGAGTGGTGCAACTCCGAGTGGTCGGGATCCATGTACGAATCCGAGTCGAGAATGGCCTGCGGCGTGTGGTGCGCCTGGAGCGTCCGGTAGCCGCAGAGGCCCACGCCGACCGACTTGTGGCCGCCGTCCATCGGCACCAGGTTGATGTTGACGTAGATGACCAGGTCGCTCTCGGCCGCCCGCCGGTTGATGGTGACTTCCTCGCCGTGCCGCGTCTTGCCCAGCGA is a window of Candidatus Tanganyikabacteria bacterium DNA encoding:
- a CDS encoding DUF2088 domain-containing protein — protein: MHERLPVGTRVIYPPQPLKGLPDPDRAIRQALVRPEGGDPLHARLRPGMRVTIALDDISVPLPQMVRPDARERVLGILIPLLHDHGVDDIHLIVATCFHRRMTPGEIRRMVGERVYKEFWPDRLYNHDGEDRANMVSLGKTRHGEEVTINRRAAESDLVIYVNINLVPMDGGHKSVGVGLCGYRTLQAHHTPQAILDSDSYMDPDHSELHHSVNRIGKVVDQQLPVFHIETALNNRMYGETLSFLGKNEDTFTDLDRAKFAATQATLSRLSPALRREFLQRVPSPYEVIGVHAGTTEACHAPILDACFRQYAVDVRGQADILIMGIPFISPYNVNSTLNPLLVQVLALGYLHNLYRGRPLLKKGGTLIVCHPLHDDFNAEHHPSYVEFFHRLLPETRDSFELQKHYEERFATDPGYIAMYRKGYAYHGVHPFYMWYWGENGRKHVGRVIAAGCQQPYVAERMGWEWSSTLTEALDMARESHGRDPEITMLHFPPLGLCDVSA